The sequence GGTCGAGCGCGGCCAGCGCGACCGGCACGAGGTCGCCCACCGGGGCGAACAGGATCGCCGCGTCCAGGGGCTCGGGCGGCGGGTCGGCGCTGCCCGCCGCGGAGGCCGCGCCCAGCCGGAGCGCGAGCTCCCTAGCCGCCGCCGACCTCGTCATCACGTGCACCGTCGCGCCCTCGGCGACCGCGATCTGGGCGGTCAGGTGGGCCGAGGCGCCGAACCCGTAGATCCCCAGCCGCCCGCCCGGCGGCAGGTCGGCGCGGACCAGCGCGCGGTGGCCGATGATCCCCGCGCACAGCAGCGGCGCGAGCGTCTCCGCCGGGGCGTCCTCCGGCAGCGGGTAGACGTACGCCGCGGGGGCGGTCAGCAGCTCCGCGTAGCCGCCGTCGGCGTCCCATCCCGTGTAGGCGGACGCCGGGCACAGGTTCTCCGCACCGCGCCGGCAGTAGCGGCACCGGCCGCAGGTCGAGCGCAGCCAGGCCACCCCCACCCGGGCGCCGACCGGCGGCCCCGGCGTGTGGGGGCCGAGCCCCGCCACCCGTCCCACGACCTCGTGCCCCGGCACCGTACGGGGCCGTTTCGGGGGAAGGTCGCCCTCGGCGAGGTGCAGGTCGGTGCGGCAGACCGCGCACGCCTCGACCCGGACCAGCAGTTCCCCGGGCCCGGGCACGGGATCCGGCAGCACGGTCCGCTCCAGCGGCCGCGTCGCCACGGGCCCCGGCCGGGTCACGACCCAGGCGTCCATGACGCGCCTATCCGTGCTGGATGCGCCGGCCGCTGATCTCGACGGGCGCGATCCGGACGTACAGCTCGCGCTCGCCGCCCGCCCAGGTCTCGACCTTCGTGTTCACGTCGCCGGTCACATGGTGGGCCCCGCCGCGGACGAGGACGCTCCAGCCCTCCCGGGTGCTCTCGTCGATGTGGTCGACCTCGAAGGCCACCATGAAGTCGGCGCCCTCGACCCCGGTGCGCAGATCGGCGTCCATCGGGCCGCCGAGAGCGGTGCGGAACAGCACGGCGCCCTGCTCGACGGTGTAGTTGACCGGCAGGATCACCGGCCCGCTGGGGTTGTTGAACGCGATCCTGCCCACGCCGCCCGGGGAGATCAGCCGCAGGCACTCCTCGCGGTCGAGCTTGTCCAGGCGCGGCATGCCGGCGGGCGCGGTGTCTTCAGTCATACGGACCTCCACAATGATCCTCAACGGGCGTCGGCGACCAGTCTGCCGCTCCCGTTCCCCCGGCGGCACGGCGGTCCGTCACTTCCGGAGGGGCCGAAAGGCCCGTGTACGCCCTTGGCCGCCGCTTGCCCAATCCATCCTTCACCCGCATGCCCCGGATGGGCACAACGCTCACATGGAAGTGCTGAGCAGCCGCATACTTCTGCGCCCGGCCGATCGGGCCGAGAGCCGCCGTTTCTACCGGGAGGTCCTGGGCCTGGCCGTCAGCCGGGAGTTCGGGACGGCCGAGGACCCCGGGATCATGTTCTTCCTGGGGCAGGGGCTCCTCGAGGTCTCCCCGCGCGGCTCGGGCGCCGTGGGGCCGGGCACCGCGATCTGGATGCAGGTGCGCGACGTCCAGAAGGAGTACGACCGGCTGGTGGAGGCGGGGGCGCCGGTGTCCCGGCCGCCCCGGCTCGAACCGTGGGGGCTGGTGGAGATGTGGATCGAGGACCCCGACGGCCTGCCGATCGTGCTGGTCGAGATCCCCGAGGGCCACCCGCTGCGGCGCGACCAGCGTTCCTTCACGCCGCGCCCCGCCTGAGCCCGTCCTCCTCCGGGAGGGCTGCGGAACTGACAAATTGAAGAATTCTTCATATTGCGAATATGCTGTGCCCGTCGGACGGACGAGAGGACGACATGCACGAGTTCACGGCGGAGCTGCGCGCCCGGCTCGGAGAGGCGCACGAGGAACTGCGGCGGGCGCGGGAGGCCGGCGACGAGCACGGAGTCCAGATCGCCTCCGGCCGGCTGGACAACCTGACGCGGCTGGCCGCCGACCACGGGATCAGCCTGGAGGCGGCGGGAGAGACGGAGTGACCCCGATGCCCGTTCCCCTCTATCAGGCCAAGGCCGACTTCTTCCGCACCTTAGGACACCCGGTGCGCATCCGCGTGCTCGAACTCCTGCGGGACGGCCCCCGCCCGGTCCGCGAACTGCTCGGCGAGATCGAGGTGGAGCCGTCGAACCTGTCCCAGCAGCTCGCCGTGCTGCGCCGTACCGGCCTGGTGAGCGCGGTCAGGGAGGGGGGCACGGTGGTCTACTCGCTGGCCACCCCCGACGTGGTGGACCTGCTCGCGGCGGCCCGGCGGATCCTCACCGACATGATCAC comes from Microbispora sp. ZYX-F-249 and encodes:
- a CDS encoding zinc-binding alcohol dehydrogenase family protein, which gives rise to MDAWVVTRPGPVATRPLERTVLPDPVPGPGELLVRVEACAVCRTDLHLAEGDLPPKRPRTVPGHEVVGRVAGLGPHTPGPPVGARVGVAWLRSTCGRCRYCRRGAENLCPASAYTGWDADGGYAELLTAPAAYVYPLPEDAPAETLAPLLCAGIIGHRALVRADLPPGGRLGIYGFGASAHLTAQIAVAEGATVHVMTRSAAARELALRLGAASAAGSADPPPEPLDAAILFAPVGDLVPVALAALDRGGTLAVAGIHLTDIPVLNYRRHLFQERTLRSVTANTRADGREFLRLAALHHPLVTTTPYSFDAADRALADLAADRVEGAAVLLMDR
- a CDS encoding pyridoxamine 5'-phosphate oxidase family protein — protein: MTEDTAPAGMPRLDKLDREECLRLISPGGVGRIAFNNPSGPVILPVNYTVEQGAVLFRTALGGPMDADLRTGVEGADFMVAFEVDHIDESTREGWSVLVRGGAHHVTGDVNTKVETWAGGERELYVRIAPVEISGRRIQHG
- a CDS encoding VOC family protein; its protein translation is MEVLSSRILLRPADRAESRRFYREVLGLAVSREFGTAEDPGIMFFLGQGLLEVSPRGSGAVGPGTAIWMQVRDVQKEYDRLVEAGAPVSRPPRLEPWGLVEMWIEDPDGLPIVLVEIPEGHPLRRDQRSFTPRPA
- a CDS encoding ArsR/SmtB family transcription factor; protein product: MPVPLYQAKADFFRTLGHPVRIRVLELLRDGPRPVRELLGEIEVEPSNLSQQLAVLRRTGLVSAVREGGTVVYSLATPDVVDLLAAARRILTDMITGQGELLAELQAEAAK